The sequence CCAGGAGATCCGGTCGGCGATCCGCTCGATGCGCGCCCTGCACGCCGGGCTTCGCCCCCGCTGACCTGGCTGGTGTGGACCCGCCGCTGAGCTGAGCTCAGCGGGCGGTGTCGGCGACGGCCTGGGCGAAGACCTCGGAACGGTGCTCGAAGTTGCGGAACCGGCCGTAGCTGGGCGCGGCCGGAGACAGCAGCACCACCCCGCCGGCCGGGGTCACCTCCCGGGACAGCCGGACCGCGTCCACCAGGTCGTCGACCAGTTCGGTACGCACCTTCGGCAGGCCGGCGAGCACCTCGACGATGCGGGTGCCGCTGTCTGGAATCCCGATCACTGTCAGCTCCCGCTCGGCCAGGTGCTCGGCCAACGGCGTGTAGTCCAGACCCCGGTCGTTGCCCCCGACGATCACCGTCAACGGCCGCCCGTCGTACGCGTCGATGGCGTGCATTGCCGCGTACGGGCTGGTGGCCAGGGTGTCGTCGACGAACGTCAACCCGGACGGGTCGGTGATCTCGGTCAGCCGGTGGGCCAGCCCCTGGAACTCGGCGACCGCGACGGCGAGGTGGACCTTGTCGGCCACCACGTCCACGCCGAGCGCGTCGAGCACGGCGAGCGCGACACAGAGGTTGCCCTCGTTGTGCCGGCCGACCAGCGGCAGCACGGCACGCGGGAAGAGCGGTTGGTCACCGAAGTGGAACCACGGGGTGCCGTCCGCGCCGGTGGCGACGTGCGTGGTGTCGGGGCGACCGGCGCGGACCGCCGGCAGCTCACCCAGTTCCGCGGCGAGCCGGGGGTCGCCCCCGTTGACCACGATCGTCTGCGGGTCGTGGGCGAGCAGGTTGAGCTTGTCCCGGTAGTACTCCCGTTCGCCACCGTGCGCGTCGAGGTGCTCGGGGAAGAGCGCGGTGACCACCGCCACCCGGGGCGAGTCGGTGAGGTCGCTGCACTGGTAGCTGGACAGCTCCAGCACGTACAGCTCCGCGTCCGGCAGGTCCAGGGTCGGCACCCCGATGTTGCCGCCGAAGACGTTCGGTCGGCCCATCGCGGTGAGCAGGTGACTGATCAGGCTGGAGGTGGTGCTCTTACCCTTGCTGCCGGTGACCCCGACGGTGCGCGCGGCGTGGTCGGCCATCCACAACGCGGTGCCCTGGGTCACCATGATCCCGCGGCGGCGCAGCTCGACCAGCCACGGGTGGGTCTGCGGCACCCCCGGGGAGCGGACCACCACGTCGGCGGCGGCCAGTCGTTCGAAGCCGGCCTCGCCGGTGACCAGCGGCGCCGCCTCGGCCAGCGGGCCGTCCCAGGGCAGCGACAGGAAGTTGGCGCTGTCGTCGACCGCCACCAGCTCGGCGGGGCCGTGCGCGGCGATGGCGGTCACAGCGGCCCGGCCCTCCCGACCGGTGCCCCAGACGGCGACGGTACGTCCGCGCAGGTCAGAAAGGCGCACGGGGCTCTCCTCGTGGGTCACGGCGGCGGCAGGGCGGGCCCGGTCCGGACACGGCCGGACGAACCAGGGCCTAGTATGGCGTGTGCCCAACGAGCAGCTCCGGCGGATGGACGCCTTCACCTTCCCGTCCTACTCGATCGACTTCGCCACCGGCGAGGTGTTGTTCGACTACGCCCTGACCGGCCCGGCCGGTGAGCAGCGGTTCACCGAGGTGATCACGCTTCCGCTGCCGGCGGAGCCGCCGTCCGACGAGACGGTGGCGACCCTCAACCGGGTGCTGGAGGTGCTGCACCTCGTCGCCGGGGTCAGCTACTACAAGGCCGCCGCTCCGCCCCGACTCGTGCTGCCGGCGCCGCTGGGCGCGGCCACCGTCGACTACGTCACGGCCGTCTACACCAAGGGCCTCGCCGAGTACGCGTACCGCAACCAGCTGCCGCACGTGCTCGAGCTGCGCCCGGAGGTGCCGGCCGGCACGCCGGAGTCACCCCGGGTGTACGACGACTCGGACCGTCGCCCGCTCTCGGCGGTCGGCGGCGGTAAGGACTCGATCGTCAGCCTGGAGGCGCTGCGCCGAGCCGAGCTGGACCCGGTGCCGTTCTCGGTCAACCCGAACCACGTGATCGTCGCCGTCAACGAGGCGTCCGGGCTGGTCCCGTTGGCCGCCCGGCGGCGCATCGACCCGGTGCTGTTCGACCTGAACGCGGCCGGTGCGCTCAACGGGCACATCCCGGTCACCGCCATCAACTCCCTGATCGCGGTGGCCACCGCCGTCCTGCACGGACTGGGCCCGGTGGTGATGTCCAACGAGCGTTCGGCGTCCGACCCGAACCTGGCCTGGAACGGCCACGAGATCAACCACCAGTGGTCCAAGGGCGTCGAGGCGGAGGGGTTGCTGCGGGCGTCGCTGGCCGAGCACGCCGGCCTGACCGACCCGTACTTCTCGCTGCTGCGTTCGCTGTCCGAGCTGCACATCGCCCGGCTGTTCGCCGAGTTCACCCGGTACGACGACGTGGTGACCAGCTGCAACCAGGCGTTCAAGCTGCGCGACGCGAGTGAGCGCTGGTGCCGTGACTGCCCGAAGTGCCGGTTCGTCTTCCTGGCCATGGCGCCGTTCATGCCCCGGGAACGGGTCACCCACATCTTCGGCGGTGACCTGCTGGCCGACGAGTCGCAGATCCCCGGCTACCGCGAACTGCTGGGCGTGGACGGGCACAAGCCGTTCGAGTGCGTGGGCGAGGTCGAGGAGTCGGTGGTGGCCCTCGGCCTGCTCGCCGAGCAGGACCAGTGGCGCGACGCCCCGGTGATCCAGGCCCTGGTCGACGCCGTCCCGGAGACGGCCTGGTCCGCCGTCGCCAACTCGGACGTCTTCACCCCCGGCGGCCCCAACCACATCCCCCCAACCTACGCAAAAGCCCTGAGCTCCCTCACCTAACCCGGCAGTGAACCCACTTTCCCCGCTGAGGACCGCCGCGAAGCGAAACAGCAAGGAGCAGGCCCCGCCCCGCCCCGCCCCGCCCCGCCCCGCCCCGCCCCGCCCCGCCCCGCCCCGCCCCGCCCCGGCGAGTGTGCCCCTGCTCCTTTGGAGCTGATGTCGTAGACGAATCAGGGCGTGGTTGACCCGAGCCGAGCCGAGCGATTCGTTCACGACATCAACTCGATAGCGTGGCGGACCCCGATGCCCACCCCTACGCCGGGCCGACCCCGCCTGTGTCGATCATGGTGCTGTGGTGGGCGCAATAGACGTTTTCGTGACTTCTGCACCCCGCCACAACTCCTTGATCGACGCGGGCGGGGCGGAGAAGAGGGCCCGGTGGGGGCGGGGGTTAGGGGGTTCGGACTGCTTCTAGGGCTAGTAGGGCCACGTGTAGGGAGAGGCTGGCCTCTACCGAGTCGAGGTCCACGTCGAGGATGCGGGCGATGCGGGCCAGGCGTTCGTAGAAGGCCGGCCGCGACAGGTGGGCGGCGGCGGCGCCTGCGGACTTGTTGCGTCCCTGCTCCAGGTAGGCGCGCAGGGTGTCGAGCAGCCGTTCCCGGGGGTGCCGGGCGTCATACTCCAGCAGCGCGCCGAGTTCACGCTCCACGAACGTCTGGAGGCGGGGCTCGTCGCGCAGCAGGTGCAGCAGCCCGGCCAGGCCGACGTGCGGCAGCCGGAAGACCGGCAGGTCACGCCGGTCCCGTCGGGCCGCCTCGGCGATCTGCCGCGCCTCGACCAGCGACCGGCGGGCCTCCCGCAGGGTGCTCACACCCGAGCCGGCGGCCACGATCACGGCACCCGGGCCAGCACCCCGGGACGGATCGACACCGACCCCTGCGCGAGCGGTCTCGACCCCGAGACCCACGCGGGGCGGATCTACGCCGAAGCCCGTGCGGACCGGATCGGCGCCGACCGCCGCACGGGAAACGTCGGATGCGGGACGGGAAACGTCGACACCGGAGGTGGCCCGAGCCGGTTCGACGCCGGGTGCCGGCCGGCCGGCGCCGGCGTCGAGGCGTACCCGACGAAGGGCGCTGGCGAACGCGGACAGCGCGCGGTCCTCGGCGGCCGGGTCCGACAGGGCCAGCAGCGCGCCCACCGAGTTGTCGTCGACGGCGCTGGTCAGCGCGGTCAGCTTCGCCTCCCGCAGGGCCTGGCCGACCGCCTCGGAAAGATCGCGTAGCCGGGCCTGGCCGGCCTCGGGGCCGACCTCCCC comes from Micromonospora vinacea and encodes:
- the murD gene encoding UDP-N-acetylmuramoyl-L-alanine--D-glutamate ligase, which gives rise to MRLSDLRGRTVAVWGTGREGRAAVTAIAAHGPAELVAVDDSANFLSLPWDGPLAEAAPLVTGEAGFERLAAADVVVRSPGVPQTHPWLVELRRRGIMVTQGTALWMADHAARTVGVTGSKGKSTTSSLISHLLTAMGRPNVFGGNIGVPTLDLPDAELYVLELSSYQCSDLTDSPRVAVVTALFPEHLDAHGGEREYYRDKLNLLAHDPQTIVVNGGDPRLAAELGELPAVRAGRPDTTHVATGADGTPWFHFGDQPLFPRAVLPLVGRHNEGNLCVALAVLDALGVDVVADKVHLAVAVAEFQGLAHRLTEITDPSGLTFVDDTLATSPYAAMHAIDAYDGRPLTVIVGGNDRGLDYTPLAEHLAERELTVIGIPDSGTRIVEVLAGLPKVRTELVDDLVDAVRLSREVTPAGGVVLLSPAAPSYGRFRNFEHRSEVFAQAVADTAR